GGATGGAAGGCGCTGCTCGCTTCTGGACGGAGCTAGTAATATACGAATCCATTCCTCGATATCTACGTAAATCTTCGTATATCCGCCTCGCACCGGAGGCTTCCGTGGGGAAGCTAGCGCTCCTCGTTCTGCTGCTGTCACCCGTCTCCTCTTCCCGCAGAACCAGCGATCCAGCTATTCCACAACTGGAACAAGGTATTCCGCAGTATGCAGGTAGCTGGCATTCCCGGGGCCTCTATCGCCCTCGCGCGACACGGCAAGACGGAGTGGCTCACAGCTTCGGCAAGGCTGACGTGGCTTTGAGCCGTGCAGTTACACAGCGAACCAAACTCAATCCAGCAAGTGTTATGACAGCCTGGGCGAGGCGTACATGAATGCAGGGAACAAGCCCTTGGCGATTAACAATTATGAAAAGCCATTCAGCTTCACGTCCATGCCGACAATGCACGGCAGATGCTGAATAAGCTTGGGCGAAACGTCGAGCCACTAGAGCTTTTCCCTGAAGCTGGGCACAGAGCGAAAATGAAACCGCCACGCCACATGTACAAGCTCACACGCAATGGCATCCGCTATGCGGTTATACAAACTGACCATCAGCTAATTCCGGTGAAATAAATGTTCTGGACTATTTCCGCGAAGGTTGAGGTCGGCCTTCCTTACGATTGCTCTATGGTCGCCTCATTGGTGTTTTATGAAGCATTTCAATCAAGCTTGTATTCTTCCTTCGTTCAGGGTCTTGGTTGTCTGCTACGCTCCACAGGAAGTGTGTGGCCGTTGCGTCTCGCCGATAGGCATCGTTGTAGGGCAGTATGTCGGTCAGAGGACATCCTGTTGGCAACGGATGTTTGTAAGCGCAAGGTGGTGGGGATCCGGATCGAATCGCCTGCTCAGCAGTAATCTTGCTGCTACCGGGGCGCATTACGGCCATTTGATGGCAATACATGCAATTAGAACTGGTCGCGTTATGGTTGGGCCCTTCAATATAAGGGTTGAATGCGATGTGAGGAGAACCGTCTTCCTCTAGCGGAACTGTGGGAGACATTGTCGTGTTCATCGCATAGAACCACCATGGTCCATACTGAGCTACGCTCGGCGGTTGATCGTCGTGTCGAGTGTCTTCTTTAGGATTGGGAGTCCACCAGTAGGTGGACCAGACCCAGTCATGCTGTTCGGCCGTAATGATATGTACGCCCATCAATAATGCATAGAAGAATTTGCCGTGGCGACAGTGATTAACCTGTCCCACGCTCGATGGCGCAAGGCCGCCGTCTAGAAGCTCGCACGGATAATATCGATGATAGAAACAATTGATCGGGACGGTTGAGTCTGTAGTTGGGGGGCGGTCCGGCGCGAAGGTCTTGAATCCTGGATGCGAGCTTACCGAACAAGGCGATGGGTCATTCACATCTACTTTCACTCGCTGCCACTGATCAACATTAGGTAAAACGGAATCACCATCGTTTTTCCTCTTGGCAAACGCTGGATTCCATACGGAAACTTGGTGCCGGGGATCAGGTGTGGCCCAGATCAACTTAACAATTACAGACGTGTTATCGAATTGGCGATTTTGTTCACTCTCCCTCGCCAATGATTCAATCCCCTGCGCCTGGTGTAGGCAATGCCGGCGTATAAAATCGGAGGCTTTAGGGTTGAAGCGAATCGAAGAGATAAATGCGAGAGCAGAAGGAGCTGGCAAGGCAGGAGCTTGAGGTGCATTAGAGTGAAGTTTCGTAAAATCGATTTGCTGCGTCGGAACTTCCATGAAGGTTGCAAATCGTGTGGCATTCTGCGGCTTCGGTAATGGACAATCTGAATTATTTACGATGCGGCATCTTGAGCTGTTGCCACCCAACCCCAATGTGCATTTATTTTCCCACTGACCATTCAAGCGATCCCAGTCAGCCACGTAGCCCGAATTGCCATTTTCACCCTGTGGATCTTTAGAAAGTAGCGAAGTGAGGACCGCCCAGCCATGCGCGCGTATTTCACTTTGATCATTGCGCGAGATCATCTGCTGGATCTCATCATGAGTCATAGGGTACCTGCCAAGGGCTACACTCAGCTCATGTCGCACAGATGTGACAGTCGCCGTCCTTGATTGCTGATGGTTTTCTCTGGAAAAAGAGCAAGTAGATACGCCCAATCCCAACAGCAATGACATTGCAGTGGCTAAACTCAGAATGCGCATGACGCTCCGCCTTTCTTCGGTCTGTAAATTGCACGATCGGGAAGGGGGGAACTTCCCTATCGGTGATTGTTATGCGGATGTTGACTGCTGTGCCAAACGCACCGTTGAAATCAAATTCTCGATCGCATCAATGGCAAGAGGGCAGAAGTCTCCCTGATACGGTCCCCCTAGCTCCGCTTTGACAAGATCATGGAAGCTTTCCTGTACGTTTTGAAATTGCATGCCAAACGATCCCGTAGCCTTCTTATAAAAATTCTTTACAGTGCCAGGTGAAACGCCAAGCCTATGAGCAAGAGCCGCCTGCGCCGTTGGATCCCTTAGGTCATCGAGATAGGCATGTCCGTTACTTCCTGTCTTTGTCGTGACGACGAGCCAAAGAATCAAGAGGTTCTTGAGAGCAGCGAGATCATTCATGGGATGTTCCTTTCACGCGGTTAGTGGATAGAGCGCGGTATCGCTGCCGGACGATCCGGATACGAGTTACCGTGAGGTGACGTCTGTGAGCGCAAATTGCGCAGTAACTTCTCTGCCTCGGCATATTGCCCGGTATGTTCGTCTGTTGTGCGGATCCAACCGCTCAGCTGAGCCACATAGGAGCCAGGTGGATGAGACGAAACGATGATCCAGATCAACGCGGGCCTGAATGCCACATAGGCATACGCGTCTGCCGCCTCTCGACGAAGCGCATGGCCACGTGCCGATGATGTTTCCCATTCCGCGCACTGTTCGAGGCTCTGCGCGAGATACATGCGTGACTCCACAGCCGCATCGATGGCCGCTTCAGCGCGAAAGGCCTTCAGGGCTGTTTCGCAATGGTGCTGTGCCAATTGGAATGCGCCCTCTTTCTCCAGTTGAGCCATCTCGAACAGAGGGCCGATCTCATCGCGGTGGCCCTCGGAATCCTTTGACTTCAATAGCTTTAGCAGGTGAGCCTTCTCAGCGACTCCAGCCGTAGGCGCAAATCTGCCCACCAATAGGCTTGCCGCGCGCATCCGATATGACGAATGATCGATTGCCAGCGAGTTGTCTGCATCCTGGGCACAGGTGGTAATCTGACCCATCTGACATCGCAACCACGCCCGATCCATCAACACAGATGACTGGTTCCCTTTTTCGCCTCCAGATTCCGCGAGTAGAAGGGCCTTATTGATCGACTCCTGAGCCAGCGCCAGCCGTCCCTCTTCCGCCTCTACGTGAGCGAGCAACTGGTACCCTGCAATCGCCCGGCTTGGTGACGTCGACCGGCTCACTTGGTTGAACCTGTCCTCTGCGGTTTGGGTGTCCCCCCGCAGGACCGCTGCTTCTCCCTCAATCCAGGCAGCCTCTATGGGATATCCATAACGGCGAAGTTCTGCGATCCATCCCGCCACTGCTGCCTGGTCGCCAGCGACGAGTGAAAACTGCGCCAGTGTCGCTGTCGGACTCAGCCTCTGCGGGACCAACGCATGCGCATGTTTAAGGCATTCAATCGCTTCCTCTATGCGCCCCAGTCGCATCAGCGGCAAAGCGCGGTAGAACCAGGCGAGCCAATCACTGGGATAGTAGGAAGCAAGGTCGCGAAACTGAGCCTCCGCAGTAGCGAAATCATGAGTATCGCTGGCATAGATGCCACGTACGCGGTCCAGTTCACGGCGGGAAAGGCGCTGCCTACTTGTCGTGCTTATGGCCTCACGGTATGCCGCCAAGCCGTCGCGCCAACGGTTCATTGAGACGAGCACGTCTCCAAGCCGCGCATAGGCCAGGCTGAACTCGCGATCCAATTGCGTCGCACGTTCGAGAGCGGTAATCCCGTCATCGGTCTTACCGTCAAGAAGCAGCCTTTCTCCATGTGCGTACTCATCCAGTGCCTGCCAGTTCGCGGTCGTTGCATCTTCTGGAGGGATGTCGAGCCGTGCGATGTCATCGGCCGATTCCCCCACCTTTTCGCGAACCCAATCGCCTGCCTCGCGAATCATCGCTAGAGCCGCATTATCAAGAGGCGATGATTCTTTCGCTGCCTGCCAGCGAAACTCTCGAGTCCACTTTGTCCGGGAACGCGATGGATCGTGATCCGGTTGATCGATGGTGACGGACAGCGTATATCCTCCACGGGTCACCTCGATCGATGGAAAGATCACACGCACCGCTCCGGTCCTTAACGCAATCTCACGCGCCGTTGCCGCATCGATCGATGTATCTGCCGGCTTCTTCATGTTGCGAAGGGTCTCGTCTATACGGCTCTGCTCTAAGACCTGTACGTGCGTCGATTGCGAGAGCTGACTGGCCAGCAGGGTAGTGGCCTGATCCAGTTCATGCACTGCGGCACGGTTGGTGAGCGGGGCGAGATACACGGTAGCTCCTGCCGGGACGGTGGAATGGGTGTTCACTTGTACTAGGCGCATGATGCCGCCAAAAAGGGCCGCGGCGATCAGCAATACTCCGCCACTAATGGCGAGCCACTGTTTTCGCAGTGCAGGCAGTGTTGGGCGCGACCATTTCTTCACCCGTGGGGGTTGTGCGGCAGTTGTTTCCAGATCATGTAGGAAGGCAAGCGTATCCGGGTATCTATCTTCCGGCTTCGGGTTCAGGCAACGTTCAAGAATCGAAATCCAGGCTGCGGGAATCTGAGATGGCAGCATGGTTGCCAGAGATGGCTGATCCAGCCGCGCCGCCATGCCATTCAACAGTCTGTGTGCTGCAAAGACTCGCGTTCCAGACAACATCTCTGCCGTCACCAGCCCGAGTGCATAGACATCCGTAGCTACCGTTGCAGTCAGCCCCTCTAACTGTTCGGGAGCCATGTAGGACAGCGTCCCGATCGGATATCCGCGTGTCAGCGATTCCTCGGCATCGCTTGCGGCATAAGCGGTGGTCCCCATCGGGGCGGCTAAGCGGGCCAGGCCGAAGTCGGTCACGACGGCGCGGACTTCCTTCGCTTCACTGCCCTCTTCCAGCAGCATGATGTTGCCTGGCTTGATGTCGCGGTGGACCACCCCCAGGCTGTGTGCCGCTGCCAGCGCCTGCGCAATCTGACGAAGAATATGCAGGGCATTGGTGCAGTCCAGGGGCCCTTCAGCGCGTAGCCGCTCGGCGAGCGTGCGGCCCTGAAGGAATTCCATCGTCAGAAAGACGATTCCGGCGCCCTTGTGCACCGTGCGTTCGAGATCGAAGGTGCGGCAGATGTTGGTATGAGTGATGCGCCGCGCCAGCGCGACCTCGCGGCGAAATCGCGCCACCACCTCCGGGTCATTCGCGATCTCCGGAAGAACGACCTTCAATGCAACCGGAGTGTGTAATTCCTGGTCGTACGCTTCATAGACCGTTCCCATGCCGCCAGCGGCGATCTGCCGCCGAATTAGAAAGCGGTCGCACAGCAGGTCGCCTTCCTCTATCGTTCCGGCCGCGAGCGTGGGATTGACATCGAAACCTGCCAGCGCAGGTCTGGAGAGCCATGACGCGGCCTCTACATGAGCTTGCAGTAAGCGTTCCACTTCAGAGCGCAATCCGTCATCGTCACCGGACTCAAGGGCGACGAACGCCGGGCGCTCCGCCACATCCAGTTCCAGGGCTTTGTGAAATATGCGGCTGACCGCCTCCCATCGCTTGCTCTGCATCACGGTCGCTTACTTGCCAGTCCTCTCTGTGTCTCACCTCGATAAGGCACTGAACAGCCACGCCCGCGTGAACTGCCACTCACGTTTCACTGTTCGCACCGAAATACCAAGGACGCAGGCGATCTCCTCCTCGGTCAATCCGGCGAAGAATCGCATCTCGACGATCTTTGCTTTGCGTTCATGCTGTATGGCCAGTTCATCCAGTGCCCGGTCCAGCGCCAGCAGATTGACATCCCGCGATGGAGCACGGGCAAGGGCCTCATCCAGCGCAATCATCGTGACTCCGCGGCCACGCTTTTCCGCATCGTCGCGACGAGCTTTATCGATCAATATCTCGCGCATCAACCTGGAGGCCATCGCGTAGAAGTGAGCCCTGTTCTGCCACTCAATCTTCCGGATGCCAATCAGTTTGAGGTAGGCCTCGTGGACCAGGGCAGTCGGCTGTAGGGAGTTATCCGGCCGCTCCCGTCGCATGTGGGCCGCCGCGATCCTCTTAAGCTCCCCATAGACAAGCGGAAGCAGGCGATCTCTTGCCGACTCCTGGCCGTGTGCAAAATCCGCCAAAATTTGCGTGATCTCTTCCGACGCCGGGTCCATTCGAGCCTCAGACCTTGACAAAAAATAGGTTGTGAACTGTGCGCAAATCATAGCACACCGAACCCCCGTTACTGGTGAATGAGCCAGGCGGCCCCTGTTCCTTTTTTCCGATCAGGGTGCCTTTTAGAACAAAGTCATTTTTTCTCTACGTAAATATTCGTATATCCTCCTCCCACCGGAGGCTTTCGTGAAGAAGCTAGCGCTCCTCATACTGCTGCTGTCGCCCGTCTTCCTCTTTCCTCAGACCAACGATCCAGCTATTCCGCAACTGGAACAAGGGATTCCGCAGTGGATGCAGGCAGCCGGCATTCCCGGCGTCTC
This genomic window from Terriglobus albidus contains:
- a CDS encoding serine/threonine-protein kinase: MQSKRWEAVSRIFHKALELDVAERPAFVALESGDDDGLRSEVERLLQAHVEAASWLSRPALAGFDVNPTLAAGTIEEGDLLCDRFLIRRQIAAGGMGTVYEAYDQELHTPVALKVVLPEIANDPEVVARFRREVALARRITHTNICRTFDLERTVHKGAGIVFLTMEFLQGRTLAERLRAEGPLDCTNALHILRQIAQALAAAHSLGVVHRDIKPGNIMLLEEGSEAKEVRAVVTDFGLARLAAPMGTTAYAASDAEESLTRGYPIGTLSYMAPEQLEGLTATVATDVYALGLVTAEMLSGTRVFAAHRLLNGMAARLDQPSLATMLPSQIPAAWISILERCLNPKPEDRYPDTLAFLHDLETTAAQPPRVKKWSRPTLPALRKQWLAISGGVLLIAAALFGGIMRLVQVNTHSTVPAGATVYLAPLTNRAAVHELDQATTLLASQLSQSTHVQVLEQSRIDETLRNMKKPADTSIDAATAREIALRTGAVRVIFPSIEVTRGGYTLSVTIDQPDHDPSRSRTKWTREFRWQAAKESSPLDNAALAMIREAGDWVREKVGESADDIARLDIPPEDATTANWQALDEYAHGERLLLDGKTDDGITALERATQLDREFSLAYARLGDVLVSMNRWRDGLAAYREAISTTSRQRLSRRELDRVRGIYASDTHDFATAEAQFRDLASYYPSDWLAWFYRALPLMRLGRIEEAIECLKHAHALVPQRLSPTATLAQFSLVAGDQAAVAGWIAELRRYGYPIEAAWIEGEAAVLRGDTQTAEDRFNQVSRSTSPSRAIAGYQLLAHVEAEEGRLALAQESINKALLLAESGGEKGNQSSVLMDRAWLRCQMGQITTCAQDADNSLAIDHSSYRMRAASLLVGRFAPTAGVAEKAHLLKLLKSKDSEGHRDEIGPLFEMAQLEKEGAFQLAQHHCETALKAFRAEAAIDAAVESRMYLAQSLEQCAEWETSSARGHALRREAADAYAYVAFRPALIWIIVSSHPPGSYVAQLSGWIRTTDEHTGQYAEAEKLLRNLRSQTSPHGNSYPDRPAAIPRSIH
- a CDS encoding sigma-70 family RNA polymerase sigma factor, translated to MDPASEEITQILADFAHGQESARDRLLPLVYGELKRIAAAHMRRERPDNSLQPTALVHEAYLKLIGIRKIEWQNRAHFYAMASRLMREILIDKARRDDAEKRGRGVTMIALDEALARAPSRDVNLLALDRALDELAIQHERKAKIVEMRFFAGLTEEEIACVLGISVRTVKREWQFTRAWLFSALSR